Below is a window of Paraburkholderia azotifigens DNA.
TGGCTGGTCGGCCGTGCTGACGGCCGTGGCGACGAGCGGCATCGTGTTCGCGTTCAACGGTTTCCAGAGCCCGATCAACCTGGCGGGCGAAGCGCGCAATCCGGCGAAGAGCGTGCCGTTCGCGGTGATCGGCTCGATCCTGCTGGCGCTGGTGATCTACGTGCTGCTGCAGATCGCGTACATCGGCGCGGTGAATCCGGCTGACGTGATGAAGGGCTGGAGCCAGTTCAACTTCAAGTCGCCGTTCGCGGAACTGGCGATCGCGCTGAACCTGAACTGGCTCGCGATCCTGCTGTATGTCGACGCATTCGTGAGCCCGAGCGGCACGGGCACGACCTATATGGCGACGACCACGCGCATGATCTACGCGATGGAGCGCAACAACACGATGCCGAAGATCTTCGGCAGCGTGCATCCGCTGTACGGCGTGCCGCGTCCGGCGATGTGGTTCAACCTGCTGGTGTCGTTCATCTTCCTGTTCTTCTTCCGCGGCTGGAGTTCGCTGGCAGCGGTGATTTCGGTGGCGACGGTGATCTCGTACCTGACGGGCCCGATCAGCCTGATGGCGTTGCGCCGCGCGGCGACGGATCTCGAGCGTCCGCTGCACATTCCGGGCATGAGCGTGATCGCGCCGTTCGCGTTCGTGTGTGCGTCGCTGATCCTGTACTGGGCGAAGTGGCCGCTGACGGGCGAAATCATCCTGCTGATGATCGTCGCGCTGCCCGTGTTCTTCTACTTCCAGGCGAAGTCGGGCTTCTCAGGTTTCAATCAGGACCTGAAGGCGGCGTGGTGGCTGGTGGCTTATCTGCCCGTGATGGCGATCCTGTCGCTGATCGGCAGCAAGCAGTTCGGCGGCATGGGCGTGTTGCCGTACGGCTGGGACATGCTGGTGGTGATCGCGTTTTCGCTGATCTTCTATTACTGGGGCGTGCACACGGGCTACCGCACCGAGTACCTGAACGAGCGCGAATCGCACGATGAGATTCTCGAAAGCATTGGCGCCTGATCGTCAGTGCTTCATCGCCTGACCCAAGAAAAAGCCCGCCGGATTCCGGCGGGCTTTTTTGTTGCGCGACGCTTCGATCAGGCGTTGCCGAACACGTAGTTCGTCATCGCCAGCGAGCGCTGGAATGTCCCGAGCGATTGAATGCCGAGCCTGTAGTCATCCGGCGCGGCGCCCAAGGCGGCGAACACGGGCAGCAGATGCTCGTCGGTCGGATGCATGAACTCGGCGTGCGGCGCCTGACGCCGGTAGTCGAGCAACGCATCGATATCACGTTCGGCGAGGCGCGTTTCGAACCAGTCGGTGAATTCGGTGACGCGCGGATCCGCGTCTTCCGGACGCGCCGAGAAATCCGCTTCGCGCAGATTGTGCGTGATCTGCCCTGACCCGACGATCATCACGCCTTCGTCCTGCAGCGGACGCAGCGCGCGGCCCACACGGAAATGATGCGCAGGATCGAGCCGGGGCTGGATCGACAGTTGGGCGATGGGCACGTCCGCGTGCGGGAACAGCAGCAGCATCGGCACCCACGCGCCGTGATCGAGACCATGCGGCTGCGTTGCCGCGGGAATGCCTGCGTCACCGAGCAGCGCAGCCGCGCGGCGCGCGACGTCGGGCGCGCCCGGCGCCGGATACTGGATTTCGTACAACTGGCGCGGAAAGCCGTAAAAGTCGTGAATCGTCTCGGGCGCATCCGACGTGCTGGCGGCAGGCTGCAGCGTGCCCCAATGCGCGGACAGCATCAGGATCGCTTTGGGGCGCGGCACTTCCGCCGACAGCGACGCGAACTCGGCGCGGGGCATCGACGGGTCGATGGGCAGCGTCGGCGCGCCGTGCGACAGAAAGAGGGAAGGCAAGCGGGTCATGGCAATGCGGGAAGAGGTTGGGTTGAAGCGAATATAAGGCCGCACTGCCGTTTGATAAACGGTCAAATTCGCATTTGATTGTCTCGCGGCAGTTGTGAATGCGCGAGCTTGACGGACGGCGCGCTACGACTGCCGACTGTTCAATCCTCGCCACGCGGGCGCCAGCGCCGGGCCCAATGCAAACAGATCGAGGACGCGTGCGACAGTGTCGTCGACCATCTGGTCGATCGTCGCGGGCTGATTGTAGAAGGCGGGCAGCGGCGGAAAGATGATGCCGCCCATTTCGGTCACGGCCGTCATGTTGCGCAGATGCGCGAGATTGAACGGCGTTTCGCGAACCATCAGCACGAGCCTTCGACGCTCCTTGAGGGTGACATCGGCGGCGCGCGTGATCAGATTGTCGGAGAGGCCATGCGCGATGCTCGCGAGCGTTTTCATCGAGCAGGGCGCGACGATCATGCCGTCGGTTGCGAAAGAGCCGGACGCAACGCTCGCGCCGACATCGCGTACCGAATGCACAACGTCCGCGAGCGGATGCACGTCGTCACGCGAGAGTTCGAGTTCGTGCTGGATATTGAGCCATCCGGCGCTGGAGATCAGCAGATGGCTTTCGACGCCGCCCAGTTTGCGCAGCGTCTGGAGCAGCCGGATGCCGTAGACGGCGCCCGTCGCTCCCGTGATGGCGATGATCAGGCGGCGAGGCGTCGCAGTGCGTGTTTCCATGACGTGCGGCGCCCCCGTCTTCGCAGATCAGGCCGCGGCGAAGAGCTGCTGCAGTTCGCCCGACTGATACATCTCCATCATGATGTCCGAGCCGCCGACGAACTCGCCGTTCACGTACAGCTGCGGAATCGTCGGCCAGTTCGAGAATTCCTTGATGCCCTGGCGCACGGCTTCGTCTTCGAGGACGTTGACCGTCTTGAACTGATCGACACCGCATGCCTTCAGGATCTGCACCGCGCGGCCCGAGAATCCGCACATCGGGAATTGCGCGTTGCCTTTCATGAAGAGCACGACGGAGTTTTCGTCGACGATTTGCTTGATGCGTTGTTGCGTGTCCATGACTGACCTTGCGATTCCGGTGTTTGTTGGGGATAGTGACAAATGATAGCGGATTTCGCCGATGACGACCGACGGCTGGATCGCATGCAACCCTCTGCCATCGAGCGTGCGTCAGCCTGCCCAGCGTCCGCCGCTGATGCGTTCGATGCCGGCGAGGTCGCATTCCGAGCGGACATCGGCGAAACCGTGTGCGGTCAAAATCGCGCGGACGGCTTCGGCCTGATCGTAGCCATGCTCCATCCACAGCACGCCGTTCGGCACGAGCCGCGCCGGCGCGCCAGCGACGATCGCGCGGATCGCGGAGAGGCCGTCGGCTTCGTCGGTGAGTGCGCCGCGCGGCTCGAAGCGCAAATCGCCTTGCGACAGATGCGGATCGCCGCCCGGAATGTAGGGCGGGTTGCTGACGATCACTTCGAAAGCCAGCGACGCGTCAAGCGCTGCGTACCAGTCGCTCTGCGCGAATTGCAGGTCGCCGCCGGGACGTTTCGGTTCGAGAAGTCTGACGGCGTTGCGTCGGGCGACGGCCAGCGCTTCTTCTGAGCGATCGACGGCCCACAGCCGCGCGTCCGGCCGGGACCACGCGATCGACACCGCGATCGCGCCAGTGCCCGTGCCAAGATCGAGCACGCGAGAGCGCACGGGATGTTCTTCCAGAGCCTGAACGGCCGTTTCCACCAGCAGTTCGGTTTCCGGCCGCGGAATCAGCACCTCGCGCGTGACTTCGAAATCGAGCCCGAAGAATTCGCGCGAGCCGATCAGTTGCGCGACCGGCTCGCCCGCCACGCGCCGCGTTTCCAGTTCGCGGAATGCCGTCAGCTGGGCGGAATCGAGCGGATGGTCGGCGCGGGTGATCAGTTCCGTGCGACGCCAGCCGAGTGCATGCCCGAGCAGAATGCGCGCTTCGAGTGCGGGCAGCGGCGATGCGCGCAGAAGCGTGGCGACGGTATCGGCGTTATCCATGCGTGCCGCTCAGTCCGCGTCGCCGAGCGACGCGAGCAGTTCCGCCTGATGCTCGGACACCAGCGCCGCGATCAGTTCGTCGAGATCGCCTTCCATGATCGATTCGAGGCGATACAACGTGAGATTGATCCGGTGATCCGTGAGCCGGCCCTGCGGGAAGTTATACGTGCGAATGCGCTCCGAACGGTCGCCCGAGCCGATCAGGCTCTTGCGCGTCGCCGCTTCCTTCGCGTGCTGCTCGTGGTACTGCTTGTCCTTGATACGCGCCGCGAGCACTTTGAGCGCGCGGTCCTTGTTCTTGTGCTGCGAGCGGTCGTCCTGACATTCGACGACGATGCCCGTGGGCAAGTGCGTCACGCGCACGGCGGAATCGGTCTTGTTGATGTGCTGGCCGCCCGCGCCCGACGCGCGGAACGTGTCGATGCGCAGATCGGCGGGATTGATCTCGACTTCGCCGATTTCATCCGCTTCCGGCATCACCGCGACCGTGCACGCGGACGTGTGGATGCGGCCCTGCGTTTCCGTCGCGGGCACGCGCTGCACGCGGTGTCCGCCCGACTCGAACTTGAGCTTCGAATACGCGGCATCGCCCGCGATCCGCACGATCACTTCCTTGTAGCCGCCCAGATCCGATTCGCTTGCCGACATCATTTCGACCTGCCAGCGATTGCGCTCCGCGTAACGCAGATACATACGCAGCAGATCGCCCGCGAACAGCGCCGATTCGTCGCCGCCCGTGCCCGCGCGGATTTCGAGGAAGATATTGCGGTCGTCGTTCGGGTCTTTCGGCAGCAGCATTTTCTGCAGTTCGCCTGCGAGCGTTTCCATCCGCTCGCGCGCAGCGCGGATTTCCTCTTCCGCGAAGTCTTTCATCGACGCATCCGACAGCAGTTCCTGCGCGGTGGCGGCGTCGTTCATCGACTGGCGCCACAAACCGTAATGCTCGACGACTGGCTGCAACTCCGCGTGTTCGCGCGTGAGCTTGCGGTATTGCTCGATGTTCGACGTGATGTCTTCGCGGCTCAACAGGTCGTTCAGTTCGGCCAGCCGGGTGGTCAGCTGGTCGAGCTTGGCTTGCATGCTCGTTTTCATTGGGGCGGTCGGAGCGGGCTCCGGAAAGAACGGCTGGACTCGGGGAAGCGGGCGGCGGCCCGGCATGACTGCAGATGAAGCACCGTGCGGGCCTGGTCGGCCGCCCGCGCGACGCCACGGCGTGGAGCGCCGCTAACGCTCCGAAGAAGGGTGAGCGTGTTTGTAGAAGCCGCCCATCAGCTCAATGAGCTGATCGCGGTTTTCACTGCTCGCACGGTTGAGCGCATGCGTCGGGCCGTGGATCAGCTTGTTCGTCAGCGCCTGCGACAGCGCTTCGAGCACGGCGGCCGGATCATCGCCGCGCGCGAGCATCTTCTGCGCCTTTTCGAGTTCGGCGCGGCGCAGCGTGTCGGCCTGCGTATGCATATGACGAATGACGGGCACGATGCTGCGCGCGTCCAGCCACTGCATGAAATTCTGCACGCGCGTTTCGATGATCGTTTCGGCCTGTGCGACGGCGGCTTGCCGCGACGCGTTGCCTTCGCGGACGATCGCGCCGAGGTCGTCGACGGTGTACAGGAACACGTCTTCCAGCTGTCCGACTTCCGGTTCGATGTCGCGCGGCACGGCGAGATCGACCATGAAGATGGGACGGTGGCGGCGCGCTTTCACCGCGCGTTCGACCGCGCCGAGACCGATGATGGGCAACGTCGACGCCGTGCACGACACGATGATGTCGAACTCGTGCATGCGAGCGGGCAGTTCGGACAGCGGAATCGCGCGGCCGTTGAAACTTTCGGCGAGGCGCTGGCCGCGTTCGGCCGTGCGGTTCGCGACGACCAGTTCGCGCGGCTGCTGCGCGGCAAAGTGCGTCGCGCACAATTCGATCATTTCGCCCGCGCCGATGAACAGCACGCGCTGGTTCGACACCTTGTCGAAAATGCGCTGCGCGAGGCGCACGGCCGCCGCAGCCATCGAAACCGATTGCGCCCCGATTTCAGTGGTCGTGCGGACTTCCTTGGCGACGGCGAAAGTGCGCTGGAATAGCTGGTTCAGATACGTGCCGAGCGCGCCGGCTTCCGTCGCCGTGCGCACCGCGTCCTTCATCTGACCGACGATCTGCGTTTCGCCCAGCACCATCGAGTCCAGCCCTGACGCCACGCGAAACGCGTGACGCACGGCTTCCGACTGCGGCAACGCATAGACATGCGGCGCGAGTTCGTCGATGGCGATGTTGTGGTACTTCGACAGCCAGTGGATCGCGGCTTCGCGGGCCGCCTGGTCGTCGGTGGCGCAGTACAGCTCGGTGCGGTTGCAGGTCGACAGGATCGCCGCTTCCGGCGCAGTGCGGGCCGTGCGGCCGAGGAAGATGTCTTTGAACGTCGAGAGCGCCGGCTTGATCTGTTCGAGCGGAAACGCCACGCGTTCGCGCAGGGCGACGGGCGCGGTGTGGTGATTGATTCCGATCGTTAGCAGTTGCACGGGGACGCTACGGCGTTTGTGGCGCGACGTATTGGGGCTATGGTTAGGCCCAATATTATAGCGTTTCCACGATTCTTTCAGTCGGCGCGGGTTTATCCGCACTATCCGGGTTGTCGACGGGAATCCGGTCGAGACGGTAGCCATAGCCGTACAGCGGCGTCAGCGTGTAGCCGGACTCGGGCCGCAACTCGAGCTTGGTACGGATGCGCGACGCGTGGGTATCGAGGGTGCGCGACCTGACGTCGCGGCGGCGCGACCAGACCGTTTCCAGGATGTGCGCCCGCGACACCGGCCGCGACATATTGGTAAACAGCAGCAACGCGAACTGAAGCTCCTTCGGCGTCAGCGTGATGCTCTGTCCCCGGAAGCTGACAATGGAACGGCCGGCGTCGAACGCATAGTCGCCGAACATCTCGCGCACGCGGTTGCGCGGCCGGCGGATGCCGGCGCGGCGCATCAGCGCTTCGATGCGGGCCAGCATCTCGGGGCCGCGTACGGGCTTCGACAGGCAGTCGTCGGCGCCTGCCTGCAACATCGCGACCAGTTCGCTTTCGCGCGGCGCGCTCATCAGCGCAACGACGGGCAAGCCGGGCAGAAGCTGGCGTACGCGCGCGATCACGTCTTCTGCGGCGGCGTCGCCGCAAAACGCGTCGGTGACGAGGAGATCGAAAAAT
It encodes the following:
- a CDS encoding APC family permease translates to MKSSIQRHIGPFALMLTGLGSIIGSGWLFGAWKAAKIAGPAALCAWVIGAVVILAIALTYAELGAMFPESGGMVRYARYSHGALVGFISAWANWIAIVSVIPIEAEASIQYMSTWPYEWAHNLFINGELTTPGLLLSAVLVVIYFMLNYWGVKVFARANSAITIFKFIIPGLTILGLMMSGFHKENVGDSFGGTGAFAPYGWSAVLTAVATSGIVFAFNGFQSPINLAGEARNPAKSVPFAVIGSILLALVIYVLLQIAYIGAVNPADVMKGWSQFNFKSPFAELAIALNLNWLAILLYVDAFVSPSGTGTTYMATTTRMIYAMERNNTMPKIFGSVHPLYGVPRPAMWFNLLVSFIFLFFFRGWSSLAAVISVATVISYLTGPISLMALRRAATDLERPLHIPGMSVIAPFAFVCASLILYWAKWPLTGEIILLMIVALPVFFYFQAKSGFSGFNQDLKAAWWLVAYLPVMAILSLIGSKQFGGMGVLPYGWDMLVVIAFSLIFYYWGVHTGYRTEYLNERESHDEILESIGA
- a CDS encoding DODA-type extradiol aromatic ring-opening family dioxygenase, which translates into the protein MTRLPSLFLSHGAPTLPIDPSMPRAEFASLSAEVPRPKAILMLSAHWGTLQPAASTSDAPETIHDFYGFPRQLYEIQYPAPGAPDVARRAAALLGDAGIPAATQPHGLDHGAWVPMLLLFPHADVPIAQLSIQPRLDPAHHFRVGRALRPLQDEGVMIVGSGQITHNLREADFSARPEDADPRVTEFTDWFETRLAERDIDALLDYRRQAPHAEFMHPTDEHLLPVFAALGAAPDDYRLGIQSLGTFQRSLAMTNYVFGNA
- a CDS encoding UbiX family flavin prenyltransferase, which translates into the protein METRTATPRRLIIAITGATGAVYGIRLLQTLRKLGGVESHLLISSAGWLNIQHELELSRDDVHPLADVVHSVRDVGASVASGSFATDGMIVAPCSMKTLASIAHGLSDNLITRAADVTLKERRRLVLMVRETPFNLAHLRNMTAVTEMGGIIFPPLPAFYNQPATIDQMVDDTVARVLDLFALGPALAPAWRGLNSRQS
- the grxD gene encoding Grx4 family monothiol glutaredoxin; this translates as MDTQQRIKQIVDENSVVLFMKGNAQFPMCGFSGRAVQILKACGVDQFKTVNVLEDEAVRQGIKEFSNWPTIPQLYVNGEFVGGSDIMMEMYQSGELQQLFAAA
- the prmC gene encoding peptide chain release factor N(5)-glutamine methyltransferase, whose protein sequence is MDNADTVATLLRASPLPALEARILLGHALGWRRTELITRADHPLDSAQLTAFRELETRRVAGEPVAQLIGSREFFGLDFEVTREVLIPRPETELLVETAVQALEEHPVRSRVLDLGTGTGAIAVSIAWSRPDARLWAVDRSEEALAVARRNAVRLLEPKRPGGDLQFAQSDWYAALDASLAFEVIVSNPPYIPGGDPHLSQGDLRFEPRGALTDEADGLSAIRAIVAGAPARLVPNGVLWMEHGYDQAEAVRAILTAHGFADVRSECDLAGIERISGGRWAG
- the prfA gene encoding peptide chain release factor 1, which produces MKTSMQAKLDQLTTRLAELNDLLSREDITSNIEQYRKLTREHAELQPVVEHYGLWRQSMNDAATAQELLSDASMKDFAEEEIRAARERMETLAGELQKMLLPKDPNDDRNIFLEIRAGTGGDESALFAGDLLRMYLRYAERNRWQVEMMSASESDLGGYKEVIVRIAGDAAYSKLKFESGGHRVQRVPATETQGRIHTSACTVAVMPEADEIGEVEINPADLRIDTFRASGAGGQHINKTDSAVRVTHLPTGIVVECQDDRSQHKNKDRALKVLAARIKDKQYHEQHAKEAATRKSLIGSGDRSERIRTYNFPQGRLTDHRINLTLYRLESIMEGDLDELIAALVSEHQAELLASLGDAD
- the hemA gene encoding glutamyl-tRNA reductase; amino-acid sequence: MQLLTIGINHHTAPVALRERVAFPLEQIKPALSTFKDIFLGRTARTAPEAAILSTCNRTELYCATDDQAAREAAIHWLSKYHNIAIDELAPHVYALPQSEAVRHAFRVASGLDSMVLGETQIVGQMKDAVRTATEAGALGTYLNQLFQRTFAVAKEVRTTTEIGAQSVSMAAAAVRLAQRIFDKVSNQRVLFIGAGEMIELCATHFAAQQPRELVVANRTAERGQRLAESFNGRAIPLSELPARMHEFDIIVSCTASTLPIIGLGAVERAVKARRHRPIFMVDLAVPRDIEPEVGQLEDVFLYTVDDLGAIVREGNASRQAAVAQAETIIETRVQNFMQWLDARSIVPVIRHMHTQADTLRRAELEKAQKMLARGDDPAAVLEALSQALTNKLIHGPTHALNRASSENRDQLIELMGGFYKHAHPSSER